The DNA segment TAAATACCAAAAGAACTATATTGattcaaaatttacatttttagttTGAATAATGTACAAGGagcatgtttatttttatataactaaaatttatggtaaataaatatattttaatttataaaatatattacaattaaaattgttaacaaaaatatattttataaataatttatattttgatgcaAGATTGTTTTTAGTTactgatattttcttttaaagaatattaaaatttaatttaaaataagaaaatgatagattaaaagagataaataattaagaaaattgacTATATAGATGAAGATATAAGGATAGTGATTTAAGATGGTCAACAAAAATCATCAGGTAGGTCGATTCTACTGTGAGATCACTTCTCTAACAAGATTGTCTCCATTTGGAGAATATCTATgctctagtaaaaaaaaaagatggttaagaaagaaatatttttagctttatgataaatgaattaaattggaaattgaaatcaaacagtatatttcaaatataaagaaattcttgattattttacgtattatattttttagtattattataaTCACCTGATATGTATATTAAATAAGtagctaaaaaataaattacgttTACTTGCCCTAACAAAAGAattgatttataatatatattaaacttataagacatttttgtttatgatttttttaaaaatttatttcttgacttaaaaaaatatcatttatactATTCTTTCttcaagtttatttatttattggaaaTCCAAAGGCCGAACTGCTCACCAATCAAACGAGGAGACACCCCTACAGTAATCCCACAGTAAGGAACCTACCCCTGGCCCTAAGGCAGGTAGGAGAATACACGTACGAAAAAGGTGGGGAAAAGATTAACATAaatattggttttcaaaatctgAGACTAGTATAATTCtattctcatgcatttttttatttattcaaaatattctCATATAATATCATAGGCTAAAACAAGAATTTAGCCAATAAAAATGTTATCATTCCGCGAATTCAAGATTACATTCttttcaacttaaaaaaaaaaaagaaaaaaagattacaTTCTTTTCGTTGCTTCTTATAAAAGCCTCCTAAGTCCGTACATAGTATATATTCCATGATCTATAACTTTCCTAGTGATCCATTTCTAAATTAAACTCATGCATATTCTTATTCTCTATTATTATTAAGGAGTAGAAGATATGACATAGGAGATAAGAGAACAATTATTTTGCTAGGAAATAAATCGTGGCACTCTTCTTGGATATCCTGAACTCAACCGCTTGAGCAAGATCTTTTTTTGGTAAAGGGCTTGcccttttttttcatattaaaagtttaattttattttatttctgtaTTTTTCGTACTTCATGGCTCATGCGACCACACTCTGAATTTCACTACGACCAAATGGTAAATTTTCATCAGAAGTTAGAACTGCACAGTGAAACTGTGTATACAAGATCTGCAATATTTTCTATAAACTTTAAAGACAATGAAACAAATCGATTAGACTAGAGGGCACATGCTCCCTTGCTGTGTTTCCTTAACCACGGTGGACAGAGAGAATCATATGCATAGGACGAATGTGACTGTGGATGCATTTCCCAAACGAGAGGTACCTGAACTCCCACTTTTGCAAGACACCCTCTAATTTAGAAGAAAAGACTTGAACCAATACGTACATGCACCAAATTTATACATTACTCAAAACCCCTTTAATTTACTCAGTTTAGCCTCGAAGTGGGTATCTAAAACAACACCTTTTTGTTTATCAACCCTCATAGTAATAATAAGTGCATGTTTAGTTTGTAGTTAATTGTGTGACGCTCGTTctaatattgaataaaaacaaaaacaaaaataaaagttctaaTACTTTCACAAAAGTATTCTTATTTTCCACCTGATTTTCAATCACGCTTTAAAACATGAAGAAATAGTAGCCTGCTATGCAACTTAGTTTAATAGCAATCATGCTCTAAAACAAGACGAAATAGTAAAATGCCCCCTATTAGTTGAGGCATGCAAAACACGACTAGGGTAATAATAATTGTCAAACACACTGGTGACTGGACCATAAACCTCAATCGAACATAGAACTAGAGCCACAAAAGGCTAAAAAAATTGCTCAGAATGTCACGCCACTGCTGTGTGTTGGCCCGTTTAATTGAACAGGATGATCCACCCACTGCAACCTATGGTCAGAGCTTTCACATGCTTGGCTCCTAGACCCCCCCGACAACCATATCCTATATGTCTTGACAAAATCTAAATAGTTCAACTCCAAGGTCCAGGCTCAAACCTCAAAGCATCACCAAGcacaatttattaatattttgtttctacAAATTGGTGTGCAAACATGATGTAAAgaactagtaaaaaaatttcatgatcAGAAACATCCACCTAGCTTGGGAACTCTACCTTTTTCGTGTCAGTTTTTTGCTAGATCCTGACAACCGTATGCTCTTTTGTATAATGACTTTGATAAGTGGCAAACAGTTATGGCAAAGGGACATACTGacatacatttttctttctttctttcacacaAACATAGGACACCCCGTTGAGACGCTGCAAAATTAACACATCAAAGATCCTTCAACCATAACATTAACTCGGGTACATAAAATATAGCTACTCCCACAGTCAAGTCTTAGAGTTTTGTTAAGTTTTATCACAACAATCTTGAAAAGAAGCTTACTAAATCATAAACGCCATGACAACATAAAACGGACACATAATAAACAATAGAAGGATTATGGCAGCTTAGTATGAGATTCTATCCAGTCCCATATGCCTTCAGTTCTCGCTTCCAATACACCATGTTCGAAGAGGAACACTGGTACTGCCTAGGTTCTGCTCTTACATTTTTCAACAGCCCTGGGAGCTGCAAGTAggcataaaaaagtaaatttaaataagacTAAAAACTTTTGGGTACAACTCATGAGAAGTTGAAGGAAGGTTTCAAACAACtgggaaagaaaaatattttcaacttgGTTTCTATGATTGTCTTCTGATTTCTGCTCACTCCGAGTTCacattcataaagtatttttctaaaattggaaaaatagCTCACTTCTAACCATATCTGAATTCTGAACACAATTTCTATAAGCATTTTTTAAATCACATATTTAGAATGCAAAACAAATTCTTTGGAAagaagttgtttattttcaaacttcAATTTGGACTAGAACTCGTGTATTGTAGTTGTAGCCGTAAGACTATTTGATTACTAAGATTATAGATATAATTTATACCTCTATTCTACCACCACTGCATAATTGAAACAACTAGCTACCAggctatttgaaattttttattacatattgATTGCTAAACTATTTAACCATGTGGTGTGCAATTAATTAATGAACCAAACGCTTTATAGCTTTATTGCTTTTCCTTTCTTCTATACTTAGCCGATTTTCAGACAAGTATTATGTTTAAAGTTAAACTTAATTATGCGACATATGGTGTTGATAAAAAATACCTAGACCAATGGCATCAGAACTCTTCATGATCCTCAGCCTCTTGCATGTTTCAATAAACATCCTGCATCTCGTCAAGACATTGTTTGAATTAGTTTGCAGAGAAACAAACATGATGCAACTTCATTTCATGAAAGATTTAACAGGGCATGTAAAAAGCTTAACCCTATCTTATATGAAAATGAACTTTATCAATGTAAAACTATACATTATTAGGAAACAGGCTAACACATTATTGGAATAACCAGAATATTTCACTTGCAATGACAGTTTTTATCCTATCACACCATATAATTCATGGACAttgtaaaattttgaaatttgtaattgccattagatcaaaattaaatgtCCTAGTTTCCCACAAAAACACATTATGTATTGTTCTTTAAGAGAAACATAAATCAGATGATGGATTTACAtgtcaaaattcaaatagttaAACAATCAATCTTTCTCCCAAAAGTTGCTACAGACATTCTAGTACCCACAATTTCAAGTAACCTGAGGCCACATAAAACTGCAATTCTACAAGTATGCTCCAAAAACAAAAAGCAGCTTCCCGTAGGCCATGGCAGTCactagaaaaatataattacaaatgAAATTTGTTCTCCAgtcttaataatattaaattagtcATTGTGCATTCAGAAAATTCCTTTGAAAATTCATAAAGAAATGATAACACAGGAAGGACAATTACTCTGCATGTAACACTACAGAGGTTTTAAGTTGACATTTGGCACGGACAACAGCAGAATATTGTTTTTTCCTTGAGCAATCAAAACAAATGTATCAAAAATGAAGACATAAATGTTTCATAAGTCAACTGTAATTAttgtaaacaagaaaaaatactatattaatCTAATCAATATGGTGTCCCACTTAGAAGCATAAAAAAAGCCCAAGTATCATATAGGACACTAGTATAGCAACCATTTTTGAAGTATCAGTGCTTCCTAGCTTCCTTTCCAAGACATGCTAATATGAATTAAAACTACAAATGTACAAGAAAACAGATTTCTAGAATATAAAGTTGTTACCTTTCaggattttatttttgaagacTTTAAAGAAGAGCTAATGGAAAAGCAAGTACAAAAATGAATTAGAACTTACTCCCAGGGAACATCACCCACAAGCATCCAATCGCCCTCTCTGTCCTCATATGTAAGAACATATTCTGATCCATGAAGAAGGTCCTTCAGCTTGGTTTCATTCAGCATCTCCCTGCCCAGAATTCCATGAGATCCACATTTACCTGAAATCATACCAAAACAAGCAGTAACTGGATCCAGGCAGACTGTTCatacataaataattgaaaGGTCAAGTTTTTCCACATAAAACTAATTCTTTCTTACTCATAGTAAAACAGCTGAACATCTTTTCTAGAGCAGAAGATAATTCTGGATATGTAGAGTAATTCTTCAAGTCTACTTTCCTTAAATAGGGAGCACCATCCATACTGACCTTGACAAACAGTGCACCAACCCCCACTTTTCCATCAActtcttcattgttctttgaAGTGGTAGCCAATGAATTTTTCCGGAATGATCTTATAGGAGGCCATCCCACAACCTGAGCCCTGGCACACAAGGATGATTAGAGGTGATTTCCTCAGTTAAACCTAATTTCCCAAATTTAATGTGATCAGTTAAGGTTTTCCACTTACTTGGTAGCTGGTGcactgttattattatttgcagAACCATCAATAGTGGGTCTAGCTTCATTGGCCTTTGTTGTTGCTACTTCTTTCATTTTGGTTTGCTGAACTCCAACCTTCTCAAGTGTAGAACCAGGTTTTAATCCCAAGTTAGAAGCAGGCCTGGGAGACAGTATCGGATTGGCGGCCTCCGAATCAACTAGGAATTTCCCCTGCATGATAAATTGGAGATTTTTAGTCTGGCCAAGCAAGCATTTAGAAAGTACATGTTCTTCATGTAAATAATAAATGGTTGTTTACCTCTGAGGAGAAGCCGTTCATGGCATCAGAGAACCCTCTTTTGTTTCCCAAAACAGCAGTCTTGGCTGAAGAATGGTGATCATCAGTCAAAGGACGCAACGGAAACAAAGTTTTTTCATCAAATTGAGTTGAGCTTCTTAAGCAAAGATCAGAATCTCTATCAGGAGACTGTGATCCTGGAAGCCCGAGCCTGAGTTCAGTGGCTTTCAGGTTCAGATTACTTTTAGTCTCTTCAGAGAAGGACGGAACCGAGCTGTCCACAGAAGAACAATCAGATAATCCCATGTAGTTGCGCTCTTTAAATTCTAAGCTCTTGAGACACACACTTTCCATGGTGGTTGATGAGGAAACCAACAAAGTGACATTGCTTTTACCCTCCTCCTCCCCTATGCTCAGCACTGGCGGAGACATCACAGTTTAACCGAAAGCACCCAATTTTGTTGTACCCTATCAAACAATAACACCATTTGACATTGTTCATAAAGCAAATTCAGTAATCTCAATTATCTTAAGTTACATGCCACAACCTTCAAGATCGGCAAACAAACAGGAAACAAAAATGGTACACTGGAAAACAGTTGCCACACTTGATGTATAAACAACCTCAACATACAATTCATCTCAGAACTTCTATAATGTATTGAATTGAAATATTGAAGCATACCTTTGTTCAAAATTTCTTTGCTTTGTGCCCAAGAAGCATTAAATTAGGCTTAGCAACAATCATCAGAgtatggatttttttaattttaattttaataatgcaAATTGCAAAGTTGACAACACGGCTTTGAGAATTAGAAGCAacacacaaaataataattattaattaaatcaataaataaacagCGAAACATGAGAAGATAAGACAACCTTCGTTCATTTCTACCCATGGTCACATAGTGCTCACACATGTATAAGGTAATTATTACTTTTCGGTGGAAAGAAGTTAAAAACTTCACAAAAAATAACTGTGAAGGAATAAAccataactttatatatatatatatatatatatatatagagagagagagagagagagagagagagagagagagagagagagagagatggccAAGGAAGAATTCTGAATTTATGAGACATACTCTTCACTCAATAATTTGACATCTTCTATAAGCAAACTTCAGCAGAGAAACTACAAACAGTaggttctttaaaaaaaaaaagaatggaagTGACAGAAAATTTAAGTGAAGAAAATTGAATGGCTGAAAATTCACAAACTATCAagtaaaaagaactccctccaaaaacgagaaagaaagaaaaaagaccaTACTTGTGTTAATGCCCAGAAAGGAATTTGGAAAAGTATtaataaagattgaatttttgttttcaccCATTAATGGGAAAGACAAAGACCCATGCCAAAGTTGGAAGCATGAAAGCAAAAAGGGCAAaaacaaagacacacacaccaCACGGGGTTGGTTGCAGAAAGGTTCCAGAAATTCAGAATCCAATTGTTTGGTTCAACTAACAAAAGAAAGCAAAACGTGGAAGCAAAGCTCACAAGCTGAATATTAAAACGTTTTACCTGAAAAAACAGCACAGATCAgaaaggatgaagaagaagaagaagaagagtgagAGTGAAACTTTgagatgaagagagagaaaactaAGGACCTTCCATGGGGCATAAAGTAACAAAAGCTTTTGCTGTCGGATGTGAAACTCCATGCATTAAAATATGACtttaataaaaggaaagtatCTTGTAAAAACACTGCGCTTTATGTaatttccaaatttcattaaGTTTGTACTGTCACTTCATTTTATACTGGTATTTATTTGGGTAAGCTACTCTCacctttttaataatattccGCCGAACATATACGATGGAACGCAGCTTAAGTTCTCAATGGTCCTGCTTTTCTGATGATTGAGAGCGCACCGTTGATTTATTCTTCTTGTATGGAATGGATTTGTTGAAATTAAGAGCTACATgccaaaacattattttaagagCTACTAGTTAATCTGTGTTAAAATTGTTAGCGCTTCATTATCATATGTGCttccaaaattattaaaatttaaatttataagaaacCGAATACTACCATGCATGTTGTATCATtctgtgtgttaaaaaaattgtaaaattggaACGCTTCATAATCATATGTGCTTCATCccttcaaaaaaaattacacgtgcttccaaaaatattaaaatataaattttataagaaacaaaatactACCATGTGCGTCGTATCATTCTGCTCATCTGCTGCAAAgtagtattattattttcattggaAACGAAACGAAATTAGTCCATTTAAACTAGAGGTAAAAACATTGTCTTCTGATGATTTGGATTTAAGTTTTACGTTCGAAACAAGGACACGAGGTAAAAATCTTTATCATTCGATTTTTAGTTTGTTGACATCTGATATCAGAAAACAAGTAGGCCACTTGTCCACATAGCagtttatattgttatttaataataaacaatcatatataataaatttattaactttttataacaattagtTTAAATATTGTATCAAAAGAtggtttttaattgattgacatcataaatttttttatacaaaatgtttaattgttaaattattaattaaagttgCAATCAATCGTAATTTGAAATTTGTCTAAtcaatgtaaaattttttatattattaattaataagaaattacattaaattataaatttttaaaataattattataaaaataacaaattcatTACACATGTTaatgcataaaatattaaaacaattattatgcattcataatttaaaataattttatactatcattaatcacaaattatcatcataagtttattaacttttataacaaTTACATTATTAATCATATCAATGATAAATTGTGATTGGGTAGttgtataaaattaatctatatTTTAAGTGCAcatgattattaaattttaaaatatttaatcatcATTTTATTGACTTGCGCAAAAATATATTGCAAGTTTTAATTTAAGTGCCTTGTTAGTCAAAGAAGATTAAatatactttataaaaaaattataaagtgttGTTGGTGAATATTGTAAGAATACTAATTAAGGTATAGATAACTAgttctttaattaaaaacacAGTAAAAAAGTATGtaaatagtattaaatattgtactttttatgaaagtttttatttttattttttaaatgatccttttgatattttacttagtttatcattttataatatattatattattctctCTGCATATTAAATCAATAAAGTgttagatatttttatatttttaaacaataagtatttttatttttatttaacaatggAATGTCCTTAAAATACTTATTACGAGGAGTCTTGAAAAATATAGGCATTAAAGTCGTCTAACAAGACACTTAAATTAAGATTTGGAGGGATTGAGGTGGTTGAAAGATATGCTAGCTTCTTAAATTGTAGAATTTTGTCGACTCTTTTATTTACTTGGGGATCTCCATTGGAACAAATTCAAGAAGGATGTAGACTTGGAAGCctattatcacaaaatttaagaAGAAACTTGCATCGTGGAAGCGCAAACATTTACCCTTTGCCGGCCAAATTTGCTTGATTAACTTAGTACTTACATCTTTACCACTTTTTTTCTTATCCTTTTTTAAAATTCCCGAGGGGGTTTCTAAGATTTTGAGGGGGTTACAAAGGAAGTTCTTTTGGGGTGGGTTGGAGGGGAGGGAGAAAATATCTTGGGTAGGATGGAGAAAAAATTGTGCACCTAAATCACATGGTGGGTTGGAGGTCAAGGACATTTCTTTGTTTAATTGTGCACTTATGACAAAGTGGAGATATAATTTATTCCAAGATAGGGGGACTTTGTGGGTGAGAGTGTTGGAGTCAAAATATTTGGGATGGCGTGGGTTGAGAGAATGTGAGAATAAATTCTTTTGAGTCTATTTGGTGGAGGGATCTAGAGCTTATTTGTGGAGGTGTGAGTGATGGatggtttgagagcttgagggAGTGGAAAATTGGGGATGGAAGCAACActaaattttgggaggatagtTGGTTGGAAGTTGATTGCCTACAAAATACCTTTGCTAGTTGTTAATCAATTTCGAACCAAAAGGCAAAGTAGTCAAGAATATGGGTCATTGGGATCAAGATAGATGGTGTTGGGACTTTGTTTGGAGGAGAGAGTGGTTTGAGTGGGAACGTAGTTCGGTGGATGAGTTTCACAAAATGGTCGAAGATGCAAATTTAATTAACCAAGGTGATGATTGTTGGTTGTGGGTGAAAGATGTATTCTCGGTTAGATCCGCTTATGCGGCTCTATATAATTTTGCATATTGAAAGAAGTGaggtgaatatttttaaagGCCGTTGGAAACTAAATATTCCTAGCAAGGTGGCTTTTCTTATTTGGCAGTTATTCTATGATAGGATATCCTCCAAGATCAACCTTGTTAGGAGAGGTGTGCAACTTGACGATGGAGGCATTACTTGTCCATTATgccaggaggaggaggaggaaacaTCACATATATTGGTCACTTGTAATTTTTCTCATCAAATTTAGAAGAGATGGTATAAACTCTTTGGGGCTAGCATGGCACTGCCAAGATCTAGTACATAACATGTTTTCCAAAGTTCTCTTGGGTTGAAGGGTCATTGGTGGGATATTGCATGGAGTGCAATTGTATGGTGTATTTGGAACCAAAGAAATGCTGTCATTTTTAAGGCAAACGTTGTGACCATGATCAGGTATGGCACAATATTTTGTTTGTGATGTGGACGCGGTTGAAGgcatataaaaatgaatttgatttttcctTCCAACAATGGCAAACAAATCCAGTGGTATGCTTGGTAGGATCAAATTAATTGTATTTGTCAGGGGGGTGTGGTTCATCTTTATAGATTTCGTATCGATCTTTAATTATGCAGtgattttgttatataattttagattttatatcTATGttgtaatatttataatatttagaaTGCTTGTCACTAGCTAGATGCACTTATGGACACTCTAAAAAAAGCTATATTTGCTAGGTTTCGACTAAGCACGGTTTGTTTTCAGGGTGCTTTGGGTCATAAGATTATGTAAGTTCTGTGAGTGGGGTATTTGCTACTCTCCTAGTAATTTTTACACAACTTGTGCTATCAATGAAAGTCTTattgctgattaaaaaaattgtataaaatatttaaattt comes from the Glycine soja cultivar W05 chromosome 6, ASM419377v2, whole genome shotgun sequence genome and includes:
- the LOC114415211 gene encoding auxin-responsive protein IAA8-like — encoded protein: MSPPVLSIGEEEGKSNVTLLVSSSTTMESVCLKSLEFKERNYMGLSDCSSVDSSVPSFSEETKSNLNLKATELRLGLPGSQSPDRDSDLCLRSSTQFDEKTLFPLRPLTDDHHSSAKTAVLGNKRGFSDAMNGFSSEGKFLVDSEAANPILSPRPASNLGLKPGSTLEKVGVQQTKMKEVATTKANEARPTIDGSANNNNSAPATKAQVVGWPPIRSFRKNSLATTSKNNEEVDGKVGVGALFVKVSMDGAPYLRKVDLKNYSTYPELSSALEKMFSCFTMSKCGSHGILGREMLNETKLKDLLHGSEYVLTYEDREGDWMLVGDVPWEMFIETCKRLRIMKSSDAIGLAPRAVEKCKSRT